A window of the Capricornis sumatraensis isolate serow.1 chromosome 9, serow.2, whole genome shotgun sequence genome harbors these coding sequences:
- the PSPN gene encoding persephin, giving the protein MATGRVLLGSLLLLILHLDLGGSQGAWEALVVERELSSEPAVDRETQRPQLGARLRRALTSPCQLWSLSLPVAELGLGYTSEETVIFRYCAGSCSRGARTQHGLTLARLRGQGRAHGGPCCRPTRYADVTFLDDRHRWQRLPQLSAAACGCSG; this is encoded by the exons ATGGCCACAGGAAGAGTCTTGCTAGGCTCTCTCCTTCTCCTGATCCTCCACTTGGACCTTGGTGGGAGCCAGGGGGCCTGGGAGGCTCTGGTGGTGGAGAGAGAGCTCTCATCCGAGCCAGCGGTGGACAGAGAGACCCAGAGGCCACAGCTGG GGGCCCGCCTGCGCCGAGCCCTGACCAGCCCGTGCCAGCTGTGGAGCCTGTCCTTGCCCGTGGCCGAGCTGGGCCTGGGCTACACGTCGGAGGAGACGGTCATCTTCCGCTACTGCGCCGGCAGTTGTTCCCGCGGAGCCCGCACCCAACACGGCCTGACGCTGGCCCGACTGCGGGGCCAGGGCCGAGCCCATGGAGGACCCTGCTGCCGGCCCACCCGCTACGCCGACGTGACCTTTCTCGATGACCGCCACCGCTGGCAGCGGCTGCCCCAGCTCTCGGCGGCGGCCTGTGGCTGCAGTGGCTAA
- the ALKBH7 gene encoding alpha-ketoglutarate-dependent dioxygenase alkB homolog 7, mitochondrial, whose amino-acid sequence MAGGGQVVLRTVSQQGWVRGSGAAVLSRLKDAAVVRPGFLSAAEEETLSRELEPELRRRRYEYDHWDAAIHGFRETEKSRWSEASRAILRRVQAAAFGPGQTLLSSVHVLDLEPQGYIKPHVDSIKFCGSTIAGLSLLSPSVMRLVHTQEPGEWLELLLEPGSLYILRGSARYDFSHEILRDEESFFGERRIPRGRRISVICRSLPEGMGPGEPGQPPPAC is encoded by the exons ATGGCCGGAGGTGGGCAGGTGGTACTGCGAACGGTCTCCCAGCAGGGCTGGGTGCGGGGCTCGGGCGCAGCCGTGCTGAGCCGCCTAAAAGACGCGGCCGTGGTGCGGCCCGGCTTCCTGAGCGCGGCCGAGGAGGAGACACTGAGCCGCGAGCTGGAACCCGAGCTGCGCCGCCGCAGATACGAATACGACCACTGGGATGCG GCCATCCACGGCTTCCGAGAGACAGAGAAGTCGCGCTGGTCAGAGGCAAGCCGGGCCATCCTGCGGCGTGTGCAGGCAGCCGCCTTTGGACCTGGCCAGACCCTCCTCTCCTCAGTGCACGTGCTGGACCTAGAACCTCAGGGCTACATCAAGCCACACGTGGACAGCATCAAG TTCTGCGGATCCACCATTGCCGGCCTGTCCCTGTTGTCTCCTAGCGTCATGCGACTGGTGCACACCCAGGAGCCGGGGGAGTGGCTGGAACTCTTGCTGGAGCCGGGCTCCCTCTACATCCTTAG GGGCTCGGCTCGTTATGACTTCTCCCACGAGATCCTTCGGGATGAAGAGTCCTTTTTTGGGGAGCGTCGGATTCCCCGGGGCCGACGCATCTCAGTAATTTGCCGCTCCCTCCCTGAAGGGAtggggccgggggagcctgggcAGCCGCCCCCAGCCTGCTGA
- the CLPP gene encoding ATP-dependent Clp protease proteolytic subunit, mitochondrial: MWAKILLRRGRVAAGLCPALGPRLAARFPPQRTPENRLAPQRSLHATAARALPLIPIVVEQTGRGERAYDIYSRLLRERIVCVMGPIDDSVASLVIAQLLFLQSESNKKPIHMYINSPGGVVTSGLAIYDTMQYILNPICTWCVGQAASMGSLLLAAGTPGMRHSLPNSRIMIHQPSGGARGQATDIAIQAEEIMKLKKQLYSIYAKHTKQSLQVIESAMERDRYMSPMEAQEFGILDKVLVHPPQDGEDEPELVQKEPGEPTAVEPAPAST; encoded by the exons ATGTGGGCCAAAATATTGCTTAGGAGGGGCCGGGTGGCGGCCGGCTTGTGCCCAGCGCTGGGGCCTCGCCTCGCCGCCCGCTTTCCCCCGCAGCGAACGCCCGAGAATCGCCTGGCTCCGCAGCGGAGCCTGCACGCGACGGCGGCCCGGGCTCTTCCGCTCATTCCCATCGTGGTGGAACAGACG GGTCGCGGCGAGCGCGCCTATGACATCTACTCGCGGCTGCTTCGGGAGCGTATTGTGTGCGTCATGGGCCCT ATCGATGACAGTGTCGCCAGCCTGGTCATCGCGCAGCTGCTGTTCCTGCAGTCGGAAAGCAACAAGAAGCCCATCCACATGTATATCAACAGCCCCG GTGGCGTGGTGACCTCGGGCCTGGCCATCTACGACACGATGCAATACATCCTGAACCCCATCTGCACGTGGTGTGTGGGCCAGGCAGCCAGCATGGGCTCCCTGCTTCTGGCTGCTGGCACCCCAGGCATGCGCCACTCGCTCCCCAACTCCCGCATCATGATCCACCAGCCCTCTGGGGGTGCCCGG GGCCAAGCCACAGACATCGCCATCCAGGCGGAGGAGATCATGAAGCTCAAGAAGCAGCTCTACAGCATCTATGCCAAGCACACCAAACAGAGCCTGCAGGTGATCG AGTCGGCCATGGAGAGGGACCGCTACATGAGCCCCATGGAGGCCCAGGAGTTCGGCATCTTGGACAAGGTTCTGGTCCACCCCCCACAGGATGGGGAGGACGAGCCGGAGCTGGTACAGAAAGAACCAGGGGAGCCAACAGCGGTAGAACCCGCCCCAGCCAGCACCTGA